The following proteins come from a genomic window of Streptomyces sp. NBC_01716:
- a CDS encoding response regulator transcription factor — protein sequence MTRVLLAEDDASISEPLARALRREGYEVEVREDGPTALEAGLQGGVDLVVLDLGLPGMDGLEVARRLRSEGHSVPLLVLTARADEVDTVVGLDAGADDYVTKPFRLAELLARVRALLRRGASEPAASPTTHGVRIDVESHRAWMGEEELQLTAKEFDLLRVLVRDAGRVVTRDQLMREVWDTTWWSSTKTLDMHISWLRKKLGDDAANPRYIATVRGVGFRFEKS from the coding sequence ATGACCCGTGTACTGCTCGCCGAGGACGACGCGTCCATCTCGGAGCCGCTGGCCCGCGCACTGCGCAGGGAGGGCTACGAGGTGGAGGTACGCGAAGACGGTCCCACCGCGCTCGAAGCCGGCCTCCAGGGCGGAGTGGACCTGGTCGTACTCGACCTCGGACTGCCCGGCATGGACGGTCTCGAAGTCGCCCGCAGACTCCGCTCCGAGGGCCACTCCGTGCCCCTGCTGGTGCTGACCGCCCGCGCCGACGAGGTGGACACGGTGGTCGGCCTCGACGCCGGCGCCGACGACTACGTGACCAAGCCCTTCCGGCTGGCCGAACTGCTCGCCCGGGTCCGGGCCCTGCTCCGGCGCGGCGCGAGCGAACCGGCCGCATCGCCCACCACGCACGGCGTCCGCATCGACGTCGAGTCGCACCGGGCCTGGATGGGTGAGGAGGAACTCCAGCTCACCGCCAAGGAGTTCGACCTGCTGCGGGTCCTCGTCAGGGACGCGGGCCGGGTCGTCACGCGCGACCAGCTGATGCGCGAGGTCTGGGACACCACCTGGTGGTCCTCCACGAAGACCCTGGACATGCACATCTCGTGGCTGCGCAAGAAGCTGGGCGACGACGCGGCGAACCCGCGGTACATCGCGACGGTACGGGGTGTCGGTTTCCGTTTCGAGAAGAGCTGA
- a CDS encoding ATP-binding protein, translating to MRRRLINSTLAVVLVVIAVFGVSLVIVETRTISNSAQERVDLEAVRLVSIVDSRLLGGERVTEAILREQVDGGRYAKVEIPGRPAVEIGARPDDGAIRGKAEGEQGETVTVEESRASVTAELGRTLMIIGAVALLAVIAAVLLAVRQANKLASPLTDLAETAERLGSGDPRPRHKRYGVPELDRVADVLDASAERIARMLTAERRLAADASHQLRTPLTALSMRLEEISTTDDPDTVKDEATIALTQVERLTDVVERLLTNSRDARTGSAIVFDLDDVVQQQIEEWRPAYRSAGRAIVCSGTQHMRAVGTPGAVAQVLAALIENSLMHGGGTVALRSRITGNQAVIEVTDEGPGVPADLGSRIFERAISGHNSTGIGLAVARDLAEADGGRLELLQQQPPVFALFLSREVRIRKEPKRTVR from the coding sequence GTGCGCCGTCGTCTGATCAACTCCACGCTCGCCGTGGTGCTCGTCGTGATCGCCGTCTTCGGCGTCTCGCTCGTCATCGTCGAGACCCGCACCATCAGCAACAGCGCCCAGGAGAGGGTGGACCTGGAGGCCGTACGGCTGGTCAGCATCGTCGACAGTCGGCTGCTCGGCGGCGAGCGCGTCACCGAGGCGATCCTGCGGGAGCAGGTCGACGGCGGACGGTACGCCAAGGTCGAGATCCCCGGCCGCCCGGCCGTCGAGATCGGCGCACGCCCCGACGACGGCGCCATCAGGGGCAAGGCCGAGGGCGAGCAGGGCGAGACCGTCACCGTCGAGGAGTCCCGCGCCTCCGTCACGGCCGAACTCGGCCGCACCCTGATGATCATCGGTGCCGTGGCACTGCTCGCCGTGATCGCCGCCGTCCTGCTCGCCGTACGCCAGGCCAACAAGCTCGCGTCGCCCCTCACCGACCTCGCCGAGACCGCCGAACGCCTCGGCTCCGGCGACCCGCGCCCCCGCCACAAGCGGTACGGGGTGCCCGAGCTGGACCGGGTCGCCGACGTCCTCGACGCCAGCGCCGAGCGGATCGCGCGGATGCTGACCGCGGAGCGCCGCCTCGCCGCCGACGCCTCCCACCAGCTCCGTACGCCCCTCACCGCGCTCTCCATGCGTCTGGAGGAGATCTCCACCACCGACGACCCCGACACCGTCAAGGACGAGGCGACGATCGCCCTGACGCAGGTGGAGCGGCTGACCGACGTGGTGGAGCGGCTGCTCACCAACTCGCGCGACGCCCGCACCGGCTCCGCGATCGTCTTCGACCTCGACGACGTCGTACAGCAGCAGATCGAGGAGTGGCGCCCGGCCTACCGCAGCGCCGGACGCGCGATCGTCTGCTCCGGCACCCAGCACATGCGGGCCGTCGGCACCCCCGGCGCCGTCGCGCAGGTCCTCGCCGCGCTGATCGAGAACTCGCTGATGCACGGTGGCGGCACGGTCGCCCTGCGCAGCAGGATCACCGGCAACCAGGCCGTGATCGAGGTCACGGACGAGGGCCCCGGCGTACCGGCGGACCTCGGTTCACGGATCTTCGAGCGCGCGATCAGCGGGCACAACTCGACGGGTATCGGGCTCGCGGTCGCCCGTGATCTGGCGGAGGCGGACGGCGGTCGGCTCGAACTGCTCCAGCAGCAGCCGCCGGTCTTCGCGCTGTTCCTCAGCCGCGAGGTGCGGATCCGCAAGGAGCCCAAGAGGACCGTCAGGTGA
- a CDS encoding GtrA family protein yields the protein MTAAPSQRPALRERLSLLTHEIAKFGAVGGVGLLVNLAVFNLVRHTTELQVVRASILATVVAIACNYVGFRYFAYRDRDKTRRTKELTLFLLFSAVGLVIENGVLYTATYGFGWDGPLQSNVFKFLGIGVATLFRFWSYRTWVFRRLRPEPAPVPGLVPDAEPGRVT from the coding sequence ATGACTGCCGCGCCTTCGCAGAGACCAGCCCTGCGGGAGCGGTTGTCGCTGCTCACCCACGAGATCGCCAAGTTCGGCGCGGTCGGCGGGGTGGGTCTGCTGGTCAATCTGGCGGTCTTCAACCTCGTACGGCACACCACCGAACTCCAGGTCGTACGGGCCAGCATCCTGGCCACCGTCGTCGCGATCGCCTGCAACTACGTGGGCTTCCGCTACTTCGCCTACCGGGACCGCGACAAGACCCGGCGGACGAAGGAGCTGACGCTCTTCCTGCTGTTCAGCGCGGTCGGGCTGGTCATCGAGAACGGTGTGCTCTACACGGCGACGTACGGGTTCGGCTGGGACGGGCCGCTCCAGAGCAACGTGTTCAAGTTCCTCGGTATCGGCGTGGCGACGCTGTTCCGCTTCTGGTCGTACCGCACCTGGGTGTTCCGCCGGCTCCGGCCGGAGCCCGCGCCCGTGCCGGGGCTCGTGCCGGACGCGGAGCCCGGCCGGGTCACCTGA
- a CDS encoding 5-(carboxyamino)imidazole ribonucleotide synthase, with translation MTFPVVGMVGGGQLARMTHEAGIPLGIRFKLLSETPQDSAAQVVADVVIGDHTDLETLRAFARGCDVLTFDHEHVPIEHLRALEADGIPVRPGPDALVHAQDKGVMRARLTELGAPCPRHRIVTDPADVAAFAAEVGGFPVILKTVRGGYDGKGVWFARSEDDAEQPFRAGVPVLAEEKVDFVRELAANIVRSPHGQAVAYPVVESQQVDGVCDTVIAPAPGLSDELSGEAQRLALRIAAELGVVGHLAVELFETADGRILVNELAMRPHNSGHWTQDGAITSQFANHVRAVLDLPLGDPRPRAPWTVMCNVLGGDYPDMYAAYLHCMAHDPQLKIHMYGKDVKPGRKVGHVNTYGDDLDDVLERARHAAGYLRGTITT, from the coding sequence GTGACATTCCCGGTAGTCGGCATGGTCGGCGGCGGTCAGCTCGCCCGTATGACCCACGAGGCGGGCATCCCCCTCGGCATCAGATTCAAGCTCCTCAGCGAGACCCCTCAGGACTCCGCGGCCCAGGTGGTCGCCGATGTGGTCATCGGCGACCACACCGATCTGGAGACCCTGCGTGCCTTCGCGCGCGGCTGCGACGTGCTCACCTTCGACCACGAGCATGTGCCGATCGAGCACCTGCGCGCCTTGGAGGCGGACGGCATCCCCGTACGCCCCGGGCCGGACGCCCTCGTGCACGCGCAGGACAAGGGTGTGATGCGCGCCAGGCTCACCGAGCTGGGCGCGCCCTGCCCGCGCCATCGCATCGTCACCGACCCCGCCGATGTCGCCGCCTTCGCCGCCGAGGTCGGCGGCTTCCCCGTCATCCTGAAGACGGTGCGCGGCGGCTACGACGGCAAGGGCGTCTGGTTCGCCCGATCGGAGGACGACGCGGAGCAGCCCTTCCGGGCCGGCGTCCCCGTCCTCGCCGAGGAGAAGGTCGACTTCGTCCGGGAGCTCGCCGCCAACATCGTGCGCTCGCCGCACGGCCAGGCCGTCGCGTACCCCGTCGTGGAGTCCCAGCAGGTCGACGGCGTGTGCGACACCGTCATCGCGCCCGCGCCCGGCCTCTCCGACGAGCTGTCCGGCGAGGCACAGCGGCTCGCGCTGCGGATCGCGGCCGAACTGGGCGTCGTCGGTCATCTCGCCGTCGAGCTGTTCGAGACGGCCGACGGCCGGATCCTCGTCAACGAGCTGGCCATGCGCCCGCACAACTCCGGCCACTGGACGCAGGACGGGGCGATCACCTCGCAGTTCGCCAACCACGTACGCGCCGTGCTCGACCTGCCCCTCGGCGACCCGCGCCCGCGCGCGCCGTGGACGGTCATGTGCAACGTGCTGGGCGGCGACTACCCCGACATGTACGCGGCGTATCTGCACTGCATGGCCCATGACCCGCAGCTCAAGATCCACATGTACGGCAAGGACGTGAAGCCCGGCCGCAAGGTGGGCCACGTCAACACCTACGGTGACGACCTGGACGACGTGCTGGAGCGCGCCCGCCACGCCGCCGGATACCTCCGAGGAACGATCACCACATGA
- the purE gene encoding 5-(carboxyamino)imidazole ribonucleotide mutase produces the protein MSSPLIGVVMGSDSDWPVMEAAAQALDEFEIAYEVDVVSAHRMPREMIAYGEEAAGRGLRAIIAGAGGAAHLPGMLASVTPLPVIGVPVPLKYLDGMDSLLSIVQMPAGVPVATVSVGGARNAGLLAARILASHDPGLRARMEDFQRSLNEQATDKGRLLRAKVSGHDSFGFGK, from the coding sequence ATGAGCTCTCCCCTCATCGGCGTCGTCATGGGGTCGGACTCCGACTGGCCCGTCATGGAGGCCGCCGCGCAGGCGCTCGACGAGTTCGAGATCGCCTACGAGGTCGACGTCGTCTCCGCGCACCGGATGCCGCGCGAGATGATCGCGTACGGCGAGGAGGCCGCCGGACGCGGGCTCAGGGCGATCATCGCGGGCGCGGGCGGCGCGGCCCATCTGCCGGGCATGCTGGCCTCCGTCACACCGCTGCCCGTCATCGGCGTCCCCGTACCGCTGAAGTACCTGGACGGCATGGACTCGCTGCTGTCGATCGTGCAGATGCCCGCGGGCGTGCCGGTCGCGACCGTCTCCGTAGGAGGAGCCCGTAACGCCGGTCTGCTGGCCGCGCGGATCCTGGCTTCGCACGACCCCGGGCTGCGGGCCCGTATGGAGGACTTCCAGCGGAGCCTGAACGAACAGGCCACGGACAAGGGCAGACTCCTGCGAGCGAAGGTCAGCGGTCACGACAGCTTCGGCTTCGGGAAGTGA
- a CDS encoding dipeptidase — MGTDDYLEQARELLEDFPLVDGHNDLPWALREQVAYDLDRRDLADDQSAHLHTDIPRLRAGGVGAQFWSVYVRSDMAGDTAVSATLEQIDVVGRMIARYPDDLAAARTADDMENARRTGRIASLMGAEGGHSVNNSLATLRALYALGVRYLTLTHNDNLAWADSATDEPGVGGLSPFGHEVVREMNRTGMLVDLSHVAATTMRDALATSAAPVLFSHSSARAVCDHPRNIPDDVLELLPANGGVAMATFVPKFILPEAIAWTTAADENMREHGAHPLDTTESAMRIHRAFEAANPRPAATVATVADHLDHMREVAGIDHIGIGGDYDGTAFTPDGLEDVAGYPNLVAELLARRWSPEDLAKLTWHNAVRVLRAAEDVARALRVERGPSTATIGQLDG; from the coding sequence ATGGGCACCGATGACTATCTGGAGCAGGCTCGTGAACTGCTCGAAGACTTCCCCCTGGTCGACGGGCACAACGACCTGCCGTGGGCGCTGCGTGAACAGGTCGCCTACGACCTCGACCGCCGCGACCTCGCCGACGACCAGTCGGCGCATCTGCACACCGACATCCCGCGGCTGCGGGCGGGCGGGGTCGGGGCGCAGTTCTGGTCGGTGTACGTACGCTCCGACATGGCCGGCGACACGGCGGTCAGCGCGACCCTGGAGCAGATCGACGTCGTCGGGCGCATGATCGCCCGCTACCCCGACGACCTCGCCGCGGCCCGCACCGCCGACGACATGGAGAACGCCCGCCGCACCGGGCGGATCGCGTCCCTGATGGGCGCCGAGGGCGGCCACTCCGTCAACAACTCCCTCGCCACGCTGCGCGCCCTGTACGCGCTCGGCGTGCGCTACCTCACGCTCACGCACAACGACAACCTCGCGTGGGCCGACTCGGCGACCGACGAGCCCGGCGTGGGCGGCCTCTCGCCCTTCGGCCACGAGGTCGTACGCGAGATGAACCGCACCGGCATGCTGGTCGACCTCTCGCACGTGGCCGCCACGACGATGCGCGACGCGCTCGCCACGAGCGCCGCGCCCGTGCTCTTCTCGCACTCCTCCGCGCGGGCGGTCTGCGACCATCCGCGCAACATCCCGGACGACGTGCTGGAGCTGCTGCCGGCCAACGGCGGGGTGGCGATGGCCACCTTCGTACCGAAGTTCATCCTTCCCGAGGCCATCGCCTGGACGACGGCCGCCGACGAGAACATGCGCGAGCACGGTGCCCACCCGCTCGACACCACCGAGTCCGCGATGAGGATCCACCGGGCTTTCGAGGCGGCCAACCCGCGCCCGGCGGCCACCGTCGCGACGGTCGCCGACCATCTGGACCATATGCGCGAGGTCGCGGGCATCGACCACATCGGTATCGGCGGCGACTACGACGGCACGGCGTTCACGCCGGACGGCCTTGAGGACGTCGCCGGCTACCCGAACCTCGTCGCGGAACTCCTCGCCCGCCGCTGGTCGCCCGAGGACCTGGCGAAGCTGACCTGGCACAACGCGGTACGGGTGCTGCGCGCCGCGGAGGACGTGGCCCGTGCGCTGCGCGTGGAGCGCGGTCCTTCGACGGCGACCATCGGGCAACTGGACGGCTGA
- a CDS encoding membrane dipeptidase codes for MADLKDDPYDTDATPAAGDLDARPHPSPPAESVMASDAELMTPLDAASLATPASSATPATSASSAERARELLASHPVVDGHNSLAPTLLRRRGTSHSHDLEQGDSFLDTDMPRIKEGALGAQFWSLEVDAAAVREGRAVSTTLELIDLVRDLISSYPESLRIALGAGDLADARNCGRVASLLGPVSGPAMGDSLATLRAFHFLGVRALSLAGARWAEGGLSRFGHEVVRELNRLGVIIDLTGTSDETARATFAVTKAPAMFSHSAASVPDDILALLGANNGVCMVSFAPDQIAHGRTPTLSQAADAVERVRDVAGPECVGLSGTYGRESRTPHTVGLEDTSCYPQLIAELLERGWDDTAVTDLTWSNAARVLRDTEFLARANQQRRQPSTAKIEELDDARR; via the coding sequence ATGGCAGATCTGAAGGACGACCCCTACGACACGGACGCGACACCGGCGGCCGGTGATCTCGACGCGCGGCCGCACCCCAGCCCGCCCGCGGAATCGGTGATGGCCTCGGACGCCGAGCTGATGACGCCTTTGGACGCCGCCTCCCTGGCCACGCCCGCGTCGTCGGCCACACCCGCCACGTCCGCCTCGTCCGCCGAGCGTGCCCGCGAGCTGCTGGCCTCGCACCCCGTCGTCGACGGCCACAACAGCCTCGCCCCCACGCTGCTGCGCCGCCGCGGCACCAGCCACAGCCACGACCTCGAACAGGGCGACAGCTTCCTGGACACCGACATGCCGCGGATCAAAGAGGGCGCGCTCGGCGCGCAGTTCTGGTCCCTGGAGGTCGACGCCGCGGCGGTCCGCGAGGGCCGGGCCGTCAGCACCACGCTGGAGCTGATCGACCTCGTACGGGATCTGATCTCGTCCTACCCGGAGAGCCTGCGCATCGCGCTCGGCGCCGGGGACCTGGCCGACGCCCGCAACTGCGGACGCGTCGCCTCGCTCCTCGGCCCCGTCTCGGGCCCGGCCATGGGCGACTCGCTCGCCACGCTGCGGGCGTTCCACTTCCTCGGCGTGCGGGCCCTCTCCCTCGCGGGCGCCCGCTGGGCCGAGGGCGGGCTCAGCCGCTTCGGCCACGAGGTCGTGCGCGAGCTGAACCGGCTCGGCGTCATCATCGATCTGACCGGCACGTCCGACGAGACGGCGCGCGCCACGTTCGCAGTCACCAAGGCACCGGCGATGTTCTCCCACTCCGCCGCGAGCGTCCCGGACGACATCCTGGCGCTGCTCGGCGCCAACAACGGTGTCTGCATGGTGAGTTTCGCACCGGACCAGATCGCCCACGGCAGGACTCCGACACTCTCCCAGGCCGCCGACGCCGTCGAGCGCGTACGGGACGTGGCGGGCCCGGAGTGCGTCGGTCTCTCGGGGACGTACGGCCGCGAGTCCCGGACGCCGCACACCGTCGGCCTCGAAGACACCTCGTGCTACCCGCAGTTGATCGCCGAACTGCTCGAACGCGGCTGGGACGACACCGCCGTCACTGATCTCACCTGGAGCAACGCGGCACGTGTGCTGCGCGACACCGAGTTCCTGGCGCGCGCCAACCAGCAGCGGCGCCAGCCGTCCACGGCGAAGATCGAAGAACTGGACGACGCCCGCCGCTAG
- a CDS encoding UDP-glucose dehydrogenase family protein — MALKITVIGTGYLGATHAAAMAELGFEVLGLDVVPEKIEMLSAGRVPMYEPGLEDLLRKHVAGIEGSSGRLRFTTSYEEIGAFGDVHFVCVNTPQKHGEYACDMSYVESAFDSLAPQLGRAALVVGKSTVPVGSAERLARRLTELAPEGIDVELAWNPEFLREGFAVQDTLHPDRIVVGTGSERAEKLLREVYATPVGEGSPFIVTDFPTAELVKTAANSFLATKISFINAMAEVCEAAGGDVVKLAEAIGYDERIGRKYLRAGIGFGGGCLPKDIRAFMARAGELGADQALTFLREVDSINMRRRGHMVELAREAVGGDSSFLGKRVAVLGATFKPDSDDVRDSPALNVAGQIHLQGGQVTVYDPKGMDNARGLFPTLGYAESALEAVRGADVVLHLTEWREFRELDPAELGGAVSRRLILDGRNALDPAVWRGAGWTYRAMGRPRA, encoded by the coding sequence ATGGCCCTCAAGATCACTGTGATCGGTACCGGCTACCTCGGCGCCACGCACGCCGCGGCCATGGCGGAACTGGGCTTCGAGGTCCTCGGGCTCGACGTCGTCCCCGAGAAGATCGAGATGCTGTCGGCGGGCCGGGTCCCGATGTACGAGCCCGGTCTGGAGGACCTGCTGCGCAAGCATGTCGCGGGCATCGAGGGGTCGAGCGGCCGGCTGCGCTTCACCACCTCCTACGAGGAGATCGGCGCCTTCGGCGACGTCCACTTCGTCTGCGTGAACACCCCGCAGAAGCACGGCGAGTACGCGTGCGACATGAGCTACGTCGAGAGCGCCTTCGACTCGCTGGCCCCGCAGCTGGGCCGGGCGGCGCTGGTGGTCGGCAAGTCGACCGTGCCGGTCGGCAGCGCGGAGCGGCTCGCGCGGCGGCTCACCGAGCTGGCGCCGGAGGGCATCGACGTCGAGCTGGCCTGGAATCCGGAGTTCCTGCGGGAGGGCTTCGCCGTACAGGACACGCTCCACCCGGACCGGATCGTGGTGGGCACCGGGAGCGAGCGAGCGGAGAAGCTGCTGCGCGAGGTGTACGCGACTCCGGTCGGGGAGGGGTCGCCGTTCATCGTGACGGACTTCCCGACCGCCGAACTGGTGAAGACGGCCGCGAACTCCTTCCTCGCCACCAAGATCTCCTTCATCAACGCGATGGCCGAGGTCTGCGAGGCGGCCGGCGGCGACGTGGTGAAGCTGGCGGAGGCCATCGGCTACGACGAGCGCATCGGCAGGAAGTACCTCCGGGCCGGGATCGGCTTCGGCGGCGGCTGTCTGCCCAAGGACATCCGGGCGTTCATGGCGCGGGCGGGCGAACTGGGGGCGGACCAGGCGCTGACGTTCCTGCGCGAGGTCGACTCGATCAACATGCGGCGCCGCGGGCACATGGTCGAGCTGGCGCGCGAGGCCGTCGGGGGCGACTCGTCGTTCCTCGGCAAGCGGGTCGCGGTCCTGGGCGCGACGTTCAAGCCGGACTCGGACGACGTACGGGACTCCCCCGCGCTCAACGTCGCCGGGCAGATCCATCTCCAGGGGGGTCAGGTCACCGTGTACGACCCGAAGGGCATGGACAACGCCCGCGGGCTCTTCCCGACGCTCGGCTACGCCGAGTCCGCGCTGGAGGCGGTGCGGGGCGCCGATGTCGTCCTGCATCTGACCGAGTGGCGCGAGTTCCGGGAGCTGGACCCGGCGGAGCTCGGCGGCGCCGTGTCGCGGCGGCTGATCCTCGACGGGCGCAACGCACTTGACCCGGCGGTGTGGCGCGGGGCGGGCTGGACGTACCGGGCGATGGGCCGGCCGAGGGCCTGA
- a CDS encoding acyl-CoA dehydrogenase family protein — protein MAGSADFDLYRPSEEHDMLREAVRALSEAKIAPFAAAVDEEARFPQEALDALVAADLHAVHVPEEYGGAGADALATVIVIEEVARVCASSSLIPAVNKLGSLPVILSGGEDLKKKYLGPLAKGDAMFSYCLSEPDAGSDAAGMKTKAVRDGDSYVLNGVKRWITNAGVSEYYTVMAVTDPDRRTKGISAFVVEKGDEGVSFGAPEKKLGIKGSPTREVYLDNVRIPADRLIGTEGTGFATAMKTLDHTRITIAAQALGIAQGALDYATGYVQERKQFGKPIGDFQGVQFMLADMAMKLEAARQLTYSAAARSQRISDGGDKEHLTFFGAAAKCFASDAAMEITTDAVQLLGGYGYTRDYPVERMMRDAKITQIYEGTNQIQRIVMARNLP, from the coding sequence GTGGCCGGATCGGCTGATTTCGACCTGTACCGCCCGTCGGAGGAGCACGACATGCTCCGGGAGGCGGTGCGCGCGCTCTCCGAGGCGAAGATCGCGCCGTTCGCCGCCGCGGTGGACGAGGAGGCCCGCTTCCCGCAGGAGGCGCTCGACGCGCTGGTCGCCGCGGATCTGCACGCGGTCCACGTCCCCGAGGAGTACGGCGGCGCCGGTGCGGACGCCCTCGCCACGGTGATAGTCATCGAGGAGGTCGCCCGCGTCTGCGCCTCGTCCTCCCTGATCCCGGCCGTGAACAAGCTCGGCTCGCTGCCCGTGATCCTCTCCGGCGGCGAGGACCTGAAGAAGAAGTACCTCGGCCCGCTGGCCAAGGGCGACGCGATGTTCTCGTACTGCCTCTCCGAACCGGACGCGGGCTCGGACGCCGCCGGCATGAAGACCAAGGCCGTACGGGACGGCGACAGCTACGTACTCAACGGCGTGAAGCGCTGGATCACCAACGCAGGCGTCTCCGAGTACTACACGGTGATGGCCGTCACCGACCCCGACCGCCGTACGAAGGGCATCTCGGCGTTCGTCGTCGAGAAGGGCGACGAGGGTGTCTCCTTCGGCGCCCCGGAGAAGAAGCTCGGCATCAAGGGCTCCCCGACCCGCGAGGTCTACCTCGACAACGTCCGCATCCCGGCCGACCGCCTCATCGGCACCGAGGGCACCGGCTTCGCCACGGCGATGAAGACCCTGGACCACACCCGCATCACGATCGCGGCCCAGGCCCTCGGCATCGCCCAGGGCGCGCTCGACTACGCCACGGGCTACGTCCAGGAGCGCAAGCAGTTCGGCAAGCCGATCGGCGACTTCCAGGGCGTCCAGTTCATGCTCGCCGACATGGCGATGAAGCTGGAGGCGGCCCGCCAGCTCACCTACTCCGCGGCGGCCCGCTCCCAGCGCATCTCCGACGGCGGCGACAAGGAACACCTGACCTTCTTCGGCGCCGCGGCCAAGTGCTTCGCCTCCGACGCGGCGATGGAGATCACGACGGACGCGGTCCAACTCCTCGGCGGCTACGGCTACACGCGCGACTACCCGGTGGAACGGATGATGCGCGACGCCAAGATCACCCAGATCTACGAGGGCACGAACCAGATCCAGCGCATCGTGATGGCGCGCAACCTGCCGTAG
- a CDS encoding LCP family protein — protein sequence MNDWPDGWNGDRADRGGERYGRGSAGGQPEGVRAMPHVQRRAVPQQPSQGYDGGYDPPPYNSDYNTGQVYGTPADRGQGGPPGVPPQGSYNNGGGYPPDHAPDWRRRIKITAISLVVIFLVVSIGTYFWADSKLKREVDLSKVIERPEAGDGTNYLIVGSDSREGMSDEEKKELHTGSAEGKRTDSMMILHDGSNGPTLISLPRDSNVVIPSFRGSESGKLFPNQGRETKLNAAYAEDGPELLVRTVEFNTGLRIDHYVEIGFAGFANIVDAIGGVELDIPKAFKDKKSGADFKAGKQTLDGEQSLAFVRTRYAFAGSDLDRTKNQQKFLAALASQTATPGTVLNPFKLYPTMGAGLDTLIVDKDMSLWSLSQMFFAMKGVTGGDGKSMNIPISGSTGGNLVWDKAKVKQLVEQLNNDEKVTVTSD from the coding sequence ATGAACGATTGGCCTGACGGATGGAACGGCGACCGCGCTGACCGTGGCGGCGAGCGTTACGGACGCGGCAGCGCGGGCGGTCAGCCCGAAGGCGTACGCGCGATGCCGCACGTGCAGCGGCGCGCGGTCCCCCAGCAGCCGTCGCAGGGGTACGACGGGGGTTACGACCCGCCGCCGTACAACAGCGACTACAACACCGGCCAGGTCTACGGCACCCCCGCCGACCGGGGTCAGGGCGGCCCGCCGGGCGTGCCGCCGCAGGGGTCCTACAACAACGGCGGCGGTTATCCGCCCGACCACGCACCGGACTGGCGGCGCCGTATCAAGATCACCGCGATCTCCCTGGTCGTCATATTCCTCGTCGTGTCCATAGGCACCTACTTCTGGGCCGACTCCAAGCTCAAGCGCGAGGTCGACCTCTCGAAGGTCATCGAGCGCCCGGAGGCGGGCGACGGCACGAACTATCTGATCGTCGGCTCCGACAGCCGTGAGGGCATGTCCGACGAGGAGAAGAAGGAACTCCACACGGGCAGCGCCGAGGGCAAGCGCACCGACTCGATGATGATCCTGCACGACGGCTCGAACGGCCCGACGCTGATCTCGCTGCCGCGTGACTCGAACGTGGTGATCCCCTCGTTCCGCGGCTCGGAGTCAGGGAAGCTGTTCCCGAACCAGGGCCGCGAGACCAAGCTCAACGCGGCGTACGCGGAGGACGGGCCCGAACTGCTCGTGCGTACCGTCGAGTTCAACACCGGTCTGCGCATCGATCACTACGTCGAGATCGGCTTCGCGGGCTTCGCCAACATCGTGGACGCGATCGGCGGCGTCGAGCTGGACATCCCGAAGGCCTTCAAGGACAAGAAGTCGGGCGCCGACTTCAAGGCGGGCAAGCAGACGCTGGACGGCGAGCAGTCCCTGGCGTTCGTACGCACCCGGTACGCCTTCGCGGGCAGCGACCTGGACCGTACGAAGAACCAGCAGAAGTTCCTGGCGGCCCTGGCCTCCCAGACGGCCACACCGGGCACGGTCCTCAACCCGTTCAAGCTCTACCCGACGATGGGCGCGGGCCTGGACACCCTGATCGTCGACAAGGACATGTCGCTCTGGTCGCTGAGCCAGATGTTCTTCGCGATGAAGGGCGTCACGGGCGGCGACGGCAAGTCGATGAACATCCCGATCTCGGGCAGCACGGGCGGCAACCTGGTCTGGGACAAGGCCAAGGTCAAGCAGCTCGTGGAACAGCTGAACAACGACGAGAAGGTCACGGTCACCTCGGACTGA